CTTGTAGAAACATTAGTATTTGAAATATCTGTATTATGGTTCATTTCAATCCATAACAAACTTTTTATTTCATAATCAGTTTCGTATATTTTCCAATAAGGTTGTTCTCCAACAAAGGGACTTGTTTCAAAACCTGCAATCGTACTAGATGAAGAGAAAAACTGTAGTATTAAGATTAATAATACAAAAATAGTTTTTTTAGCATTATTGTGACGGTTTATATTTCCAAAAATCCAAAATATAGAAGCACTTGCAAGAAATACCAAAGACATTTGTTGCATAAATGCATAAATTCTGTTAGGTAATAAATAATATAAGTTTAAAACGGCTCCAACTCCAATTAAACCAAGAAATACAACAAACAAAAGCGAAATAACATTACTAAATAGCGAGCGGTGTCTTATATAATAAAAAAGTCCAATAACAGAAAGGCAAAGCAGAATTGAACTCCCAATTTCGTTCAAGAATATATTTCCAAGTGGCAATTCATCATAAAATGTAATAGATTTAGAGTATGTAGTTATATCTCCTGTAAATACTTGGATATATGAATCAACAATATTTACAAAACTTTTAAATATGGATGAATAATACATCCAATGGGTTAAAAGCATTAAAATAAAAATTGTAAAAACACCAAAAGATTTAACTTTATATCTTTTAAAATCTGCTTTAAAAAGTAACTCTACTAATAATACAGATGCAATCATAAAAAACATAATAAATGCACTATAATGATGTAAAAAAATTATATATGCTGCCATAATAATAGACAAAATAGTTGTATTAACTTTTTTACCACTAATATTTTTTAGGAGCAAAAAGAAAAAAAACAGAACTGCTGGGTACATGTATGATAAATGTGAAGGGTGAGATCCCCAATAAATTAAATAGTCACAGCAACAATACAATAAAGCTGACAATAATCCAAATCTGGTGTCAACCATCATTCTGCCAATCATAAATATGAGTAGCACGCCTAAAGACATAGTAATTGCACCTAATAAATTATAAATTATTAGCGGAGAGTATGGTTGAGTAAAATACATTGTGATCGCCACTAATAAATGATGCATTGGAAAACCAGAGTATACATAACCAGTAGGTACTGTTCCAGTTTCAATAATAGGTAATATTATATTATATACATGATAAAAATTGTCCGGGTTCCCAATACCTAAGGGGTACAATATTTGATTGCTGATAGATAAATTACAAAACAGCAATACACATTTTAAAATTGTTGTTTTGAATGTTTTTTTTGAATTGAGAAAAAAAATGTCTATCGCGATACTAGCTGTACAAATTGAAATAAACAGATAGTACCATACTGTTTTTGTATAAAACCCATCCAAAAGTGTTAGAAGACTTAGAGAATAGAATATAAAAAATATTATGGAAAATGCATGTTTGTAAGGAGTATATGGATAATTATAATTTCCTTCTTTTAATTCGCTATTAGCAAATTGCTGTTTAAATATAATGAAAATAATTAATCCAATTATTGCTGCAAATACTAAAAAAAGATAACTGATATAGTTTAGAGAGTATAAAAAGAAAAGTACAAATGTTAATATTAATAAAGACAAATATTCAAATTTACGAAAAAATAATTGAGAGAATTTACTCAGAGTTTGCAATACTTTTTCTTTAAACATACATATCACCAATATCTATAAGACTTATACAATAGCACTTTGTATGTATTCAAATAATTATAATTAAGCACGATGGTTTGTAACTTATGAATGCTAAAATCGCATTCAATAGATGATGATGTTAATAACATAAGTTTCAAACAAATGGTTAATAACACTATAATTATCAAATACACTCATTTATCTATAATAGTGAAACTTTGTGGTTATTATTTAAATCTTTTTTCTGTAAAGCTGATTGATTTATTATTGATTAATAACTATTTTTTGATTGTATGCTTGCTATATTCCAACAGAATAATGGATTTTTTAGATTCATCAGCTTTCATGCCTGTTTATTCATCTCATGGAATATTTTTCATATTGGGTAATTCTTGTCAATAAAATACACTACCATAATATATTTGTACTTCAATCGTTCTCTGAACTTATGTTTGAAATAATTGATCTTAACTTTCCAGTCGAACCTCTTTTTATTCTATCAGTCAATTTGACCTTGACTAAAACCTCATTTTTGAGGTATTTTTGAGCCTCCAATTTTATTTGCTCTAATTTATCACTTGTTAGATTTTGTGAAACAACTATATTTATTGACATTTCATCAGGTTTTTCTTGAACAATCTGATATTCCAAAATTTCCTCCGTCTGTTTTATCAACAATGATAAAACTCTTGGAGATATAAGTTTTCCACTAGGTAGAATTATAAAGTCATCGCATCTCCCTTCTAAGGATTTCATAAGAGGTAGGCTTCTTCCACAAGAGCACATTTCTTCAGTAGGGATTCCCACATCTCCAACTTCATATCTGATGAGAGGCATAGCATAATTGTAAAGACAAGTGTAAACTATATTCCCACTATCTCCAGCAGAAATATTTTCTCCATCTTGAACAAATTCAGTGATCACACTGTCCACATCAAGATGGTAACCACAATGTTCAGAACATTCCCATCCAGTTCTATTTACTTCAATGCAACCAAATAAGTCAACTAATTCCACATCAAAGGATGAATTGATCAATTCCCGCGTATTAGAATCAAGCATTTCTGCTGTAGTAAATATATTTTTGGGATTAATTTGTTTAAGCGAATTGTTTTCAATATATAATGATATTAGTTTTAATTGAGAAGGATAACCTACTATAGTAGCAGGATCTATTTTTATTAATGTATTAACCTGATCTTCAATAGTATCAAAGATGCTTAAAGTTTGCAGGTTAAAAACACCTAGTTTCTGAAACCATGAAGGATTATTTGAAGTTCTTGCATCACCTATATTTACCCATTTATCTCGAACTTTCAATCCATTTTCCATCATCGATCTCAAATTTATTGCTTTACTAAAATCATCAGCTGCAATATCATATACAGCTTTTAAAGGTTTTCCAGTGGAACCGCTTGTAGGAATTATCTTGCACTTATTCAGGTCCACATTTTTTGCAAGGATTGTTCCAAGACTATGCTCTCTTACCTCTTGCTTAGTAGTAAAAGGTATTTTTTTCATGTCATCTATTGTTCTAATGTCTTCAGGTCTTATTCCTGCATCTTTGAATTTCCTGTTGTAGAACTCAGTATTATAATAAGCATGCTTGACAATGGCTCTGAGCTTTTTATTCTGCAATTCTTTTAGTTCTGATGGTTTAAGCCATTGATTTTTACGAGCCTGATGAAGGAACCTGAATTTATTGAGAGATCCCATAATTATTACCCTTTAGGCGAACCATTCAACAAATTTTTTTAATCCTTTCTCTATGCTTATTGATGGTTCATATTGAATTAGTTTTTGTGCTCTAGACACATCCGAAAGCGTATTTTCAGCATCTCCTTTTTGTGACACGGTATATTCTACTGCTGATTTTGATTCAATTATGTATTTCAGAGTAATTATTAAATCATTAACACTAATTCGATTCCCGCTTCCTATATTCAAAACCTTACCATCAGTAACTTTACAATTAAGCAATTTAATATTTGCTTCGACAACATCATCGATATAAGTAAAATCCCTTGTTTGTTCCCCATCTCCATAAACAGTTATTGGCTCATTTGCCAGCATTTTTTTTGTAAATATGGATATGGCAAGATCTGGTCTCATTCTGGGTCCATAAACAGTAAAGTAACGTAGAGAAGTAGTTGGCAACCCATAAACTTCATAGAACACACGACAGTAATGTTCCGCAGCAAGTTTACTGACGCCATAGGGAGATACTGGTTCTGTAGGATGTTTTTCATCAAAAGGCAGGTAGCTCACTTTTCCATAGACTGAAGAAGAAGAAGCATTTATTACTTTTTTTACGTCTGCTTCAAGAGATGCCTTGAGTACGTTCAGTGTTCCCACTACATTTATATTATTAGGTTTGAATGGATCTTCCACAGATATGCGTACTCCTGCCTGAGCAGCCTCGTGATAAACGTAATCCACAGTGCTGTCAATGATCTGCTTCATACTCTCAAGATGTGTAATATCAGCATTTACAAAAGTGACATCCCCGCTGTTAAGGGCAATATCCAGGTTCCTCTTTTTTAGTTCAACAGAATAATAGGGGTCAAGGTTATCAACGATTACGATCTCATGACCATCTTTAGCTAGTTTTTCTGCAATGTGGGAGCCTATAAAGCCCGCACCACCGGTAACTATTATCTTAGAAATTATATCAACTCCTCATAAAGTGAAATTGTTTTTTTGACGGTATCTAGCCAGGAATATCCATTCAAAACTTGTTGTCGTCCGTGATTCCCCATATTTGCTGCAAGTTGGGGGTCTGACAAGATAGTAGAAATGCTATCAGCCAGAGATTGTGGATCTTTTGTAGGAACTAAAAAACCACTACCTTCTACAATATCGACCAACTGAGGTAATCTAGAACAAACTATGGGAACACCACATGACATAGCCTCTAAAATGGTTCGTGGCACGCCTTCTTCAAGGCTTGGCAGTACAAATATGCTTGATTGATGGTATAATTGGACTATTTCAGAGTTAGGAATAAAATCCTTCAAAATAATACTATTTTCAAGACCATAATTGTGTATTTTTCGAATTATTTTGTCTTTATCTGGACCTGTTCCAACCATTGTTAAAATTATTTTGGGATAATCAGATTTTAATATGTTCAACGCATCAACTAAATAATCAACACCTTTTCCTTTTACATATCTGCCAATCCAGAGTAATTTTTGTTGATTCAAAGGTGCATTTTCAGGTGGGATAAATAAATCAGTATCAATACCATTGTGTACAAGAGATATTTTTGTAGAAAATACACCCATTTTTATGATTATATCTTTCTCTTCTTGTGTATAGCAAATAATCCTGTCTGCAGATCTAAATATTAATTTTGCGACAGTTGAATTGTATAAGCTTTGAAACCACTTTGGAGCAGTTTGTGATCTAAGTCCATGATTAGTAATTACTAAAGGTGAAGAACCAATTGTCCTTATGACTGAACACAAAATTGTAGAAAAATATAGGTGTCCATGTGCATGTATAATATCATAATTATAGCGGTTTTTATACAAACTTTTAAACATCCTTAAATTAATAGGATTGCCTAATAATTTAACAAGGGGTTTAAATTGGTACACATTATAATTTGTTGCAGATTCTATTGAAGATTTAGAGCCTAATGAAGTGGTATAAACATCTACAGAATGTCCGAATATAACTTGTCGTTTTGACATTTCATGAGCATGTATTCCAATACCACCTACAACATAAGGATATAAATCTGAAATAACACGCAATATTTTCAAAATTAATACCTCGTCTGCTAGATGAAATCTTTTTTCAACAGTTTTTTTCAAAAATATTTCTCAGAAAAAATTGATAATTTTTAAGTAATCGGTTTAAATAGATTTAATTTCATTTAATCTCTCAAGGATGAATTTCTCATCTAATCCCACCTGGTTGAGAACTTCCTTAATTTCATCTAAATATACTACATTTTCGGCAGCTAAGCGTTTTAATGCTTCTTCACGAGTTATAATGCCTTCTCGAACCATTATGGCATATAAATCGTCTTTTTCAGTCATATTTAGTGTGTTTAAGTACATTAAATCTTTTAAATGACTTACTTTACAATCAAATCTCCAAGATGAATTTAGGTTTTGAGGATAATCCCATCCTATCTCATTCTTAATTCGTGATAGAACTTCTTGTTCATCCCATGGAATATAATAGAACAGATCTATGAACTTTATATCAGATGCAAATAACCGAGGACCGAGTGCATGTGGATCGCCATATAAATAACCTTTAACCATAGTCGGTATGCATTTAGGATGATAATAAGCTGGAGTTTTAGCAGTATTTGCCAACACACCATAAAGTATTTTTACAAAAGTAGACTTGTGGTCTTGATCTCGTGATATATTGATTAATTCTTTTTTAAAAGACGTGTCTTCATAGGGATTATGACCTACAACAACACATTTAATATCATTCATTTTAGCATATTTTATAATCTCACAGAAAACCACTTTACATGAAATACACATCATAGGGATTGTTGCTGGGGATGGATGTTTGAGCCAAACTTTAAAATTATGTTCAAATGTCTTTTCATGTGTATTATTTTTAGATTCAAATGAAATTAAATCTACACCCAGCTTTTTTACTGCATTATCTATGTTTCTTTTTGCCTGAGGGTCTGTAAATGGATTATAGTAATTTACTGCCAGAACTCGCATATTGTAATCTTTAACAAGTTTAAGTAAGGCATAAGAACTGTCTCTTCCTCCACTCAATCCTATTATACAATCATATTTTTTGTCTTTTTGTTTCAGTGCATTAAGCACAGATTTCAATTTTTCTTCGCCTTCATACTTTACCTTTTTATAAGTATGACAATAATTGCAAACTCCATTTTCATCAAAGGAAATGTTTGGAGTTGTATCAGGAAGAACACATTTTGTACATCTCATTATCTAGGCCTCATACTTTAAATCAGGATTTTCAATCGCTCTTTTTTATATTTTGGGCAAATTGTACCATTGAATTTAATATTAGTCCACTGAAGATCCCAAAAACACCCACTAAAATAAATGTCATCGCCAGCAATGCCTTACCAATCCAGAAGCCGTCACCTGATCTATAACCATATATTGTCCAGAATCCAAAAACCAGTCCTAAGAACATACAAATAAACCCAGGCACCCCGAAATACAGCAGTGGATGCTTTCTTTCAAACTGGTTCAAAATAGAGCTTAACACCGCTGCTCCATGCCGTAATGGGTTGAACGTGGAACCTTCTACATCATATCTGCATGTGATGGGCACTTCCTTGATCCTCAGGCTGGCACTGCTGGCGTCTGCGAGCATCTCGGACTCGATGCCCATGCCGTTGTTGTTAAAAGTGAATGTGTCAAAGGTGTTGCCGGCAAAGGCACGAAAACCGCTCTGGGAATCGTTGATCTTTGACTCGAAGCTTCCGCCCAGGTTAGTGGCGAAGGTAAGGACTTCCTGGCCTAAACGGCGGTATTTGGGCACTTGCAGATCGTGGCCTTTAAGGAAACGGGCACCGTTGACCATGTCGGCATCCTTCTGGAGAATGGGTTCTAAAAGCCGGGGAATTTCATCGGGATTGTGCTGGCCGTCCCCGTCCAGGGTCACCAGGATATCCACGTTGTTGTCCATGGCCCATTTAAAAGCAGTGCGAAGAGCAGCACCCTTGCCTGCATTCTTCTCATGGCGCAGTACCGTGGCTCCCATAAGCTCGGCTACTTTATACGTGCAGTCAGCACTGCCATCATCGATGACCAGCACCTCGTCCACGTACTGGCGTGTACGGGCGATGACACTGCCTATGCCGATCTCCTCGTTATACGCAGGTATAGCAGCAACAATTGTCATACCAGACACCCCTGTACACAAGGCATGGGTGGAAGCCTGATACTATTGTTATCTTGCTGGTCTCCCTCCGTTTTGTTCCTTAATCCTATCTGCATAATATGAAAATCAATACAATGTCTCATAATATAAATCTTTTTAATCAGCATCAAAAGTATATTGATAAAAGATTTAAAATATGTAGCAGCAATAGAGGAATCAAGGCTCAGCGGGCGTATATACCGGGCGCGGGGTATTTCCGGACAGCTGCCCGAAGGATTGTGAATTTGTTTTAAGTCCGCAAATTATCGGTTGTGTAGAGCAGCCGGTCCTGAGGGCACAGCAGTTGCCGCAAAATTTACCGCCGCTTACCGCCATTGTCCCGACGGGGGAGTAAAGGACCTGCCAGACTGCAATTCCTGGGGCGGGTTTGCAGCAGGCGGTCTTAAGATCATGTGTTTCTTTTCTTTTTTCGATGCTCATATCCCAGGGCAATTGCTTCCAGCAACAGGAGGCCCGCGAAGAAGAGCCATACACCGGACAGATCTGTCGGCCCCTGCTCTGTTACGATCTCCCCCTGGGTAAGCGTGGTGTCCGTACCTCCGGGGATACCCTTCGCAGTACCCGCAGCAGTATCAGTGCCTGCAGCAGTACCCGCAAGAGATGCAGCTGCTTTTTCCGCCGTGATGGCAAATACCGAGAAACCCGATACATCTGACTCATATACCGTGTAATCCGCTGTGCTGTTAACCAAGGTGACAGGCAGCAGTTCCCAGGCAGTGCCATCGTATCTCTGCAACCTTATGTCCTCTGGCTGTACATCCATATCTGCCATCCAGGCATTGTTTACTTTGAATTGCACCCGAGGATCCCGGATGTTAGCCTCAGTGGCGAATTTGGCATTGCCCACCCAGATGTTAATGTATCTGTATACAAGCCCTGCAGGAGCGCTATTCACAAGCCTGGACCTGTTATGCAGCACTTCTATGGTGGACTTGATCTCGCCTGCATTCTTCAGGGCATAGAAACTAACCGCCTGGATGTCATTACCAGGTCTTGTGAACTCATAGGTGACATCGGCATTCATTCTGACATATGCATTGGCTGCATCTTTAAGCGCAATATTCGCATAATCCTCACCGCTTCCGGCACTACCGCCGCCACCGCCTCCGCCACCACGGCTGCTGCTACTGCCACTGCTACTACCGCCTCCTCCCCCGCCTGCGCTGGTATCTGCAGAAGACGTTGTAAGACCGATACTGACAGCATATCCCTGTAGTCCGCTCACATTGTACGGGATCAGCGTGTAGTTATAGGCCGTACCGCTGCTCAGGTTACTGTCCACATAAGATGCCGATCCGGTCACATTGCCGAGGATGGCATCATCCCGGCCGATTTGCACCAGGGTAGTGTCATTGGAAGCTTCCCAGACCAGTGTTATGGAACTTTCCGTGACATTAGTTGAGATATTGTATATCCCGGGAAGCTGCAGGGTAGTGGCTGAGCCATTGGCCCACGCTGCACTGATGTTTCCGTACATATCCGCAGTACATATGCTGATATTGTAGGTCATGCCTTCAGCAAGCTGCGTTGCATTGTAGTAGCTTTCGGAAGTATTTGTGACAAATGTACTGTTCATGTACACCATCACATGACTGAAGTTTTGATCATCCGGCTTTACCCAGCTCCAGTTAAGCCAGCTTGCACCTGCGGATGTTACCTTTAGGTCCGTTACAGATAGGGAAATTATATCCTCGGCTGTGATCCGGGATGCATCGAATATTTCCTCAGCCTCCAAAAGATCCGTAACGGCCTGCTGTACTTCCTCTGCAGTTGCATCGGCGTCATCAAGAGCGGTCTGAGCCATGTCAATGGCTGCATTTAATGCATCAATTGCGGATTGCGGGTATTGGTCTATGTCAGTGCCGATAGTTGCATTTTCCGCTTTGGCACTCACTGCAGTGATATTGGCTTGCAGTTCTGTTTTGTCAATTGCGGTTATCCTGGCTGCATCGAATATTTCCTCAGCTGCCAAAAGATCTGCAACTGCCTGCTGTACTGCCTCCGCAGTTGCATCGGTGTCATCAGCAACTGTTTGAGCTATGTCAATGGCTGCATTTAATGCATCAATTGCAGATTGCGGATATTGGTCTATGTCAGTACCGATAGTTGCATTTTCCGCTTTGGCACTCACTGCAGTGATAGTTGATGTTAATTCGCCTTTATCAACAATTTCCTCTATAGCTATGCATGTTCCCATAGCCATTAGCGAAAACAAAAAAAAGATACAAAAATAACTTGCTCCTTTTCCAAGATAAGTAGATCTCTTCAATGTCATTTGTATTTGTACCACCGGTTCTGAGGATATGTATTTTAAGTCAGTTCTCTTTTTTATTATGATGATGATGGTACGTTGTTCTTAACACTATTTAACTTTGTTCAAAAAACTTAGTTTCGGAATATATTTCATGGGTTCTGTGTAAGGGCCAAAAAAGTAAAACAAAAATTATGAAATAAAAAAGGAACATGCCGAAAAAAGAGTTCAGCAGTGCATGTAAATGTTTGTTATATGAAATTTCTGCAAGGTGCTTTGTAACACGTCAGGAATTATAGGCTGCGTAAACATGGAGGCGGTACTTCCCGCAGTATTTATCGCCATTGTCCTGGGTGCAGGTGGCTGAGTAGGAGTCTGCAAAACCGCACCTGTGATAGAACTTGCACTTCATGTTAGCATTTACTCCTGGTCAGGTGTTGTATCATTAACATAATATATAATTAACATTATAAATATTTGTGTTTTTTTATATTCAGTCACAGCTGGATATGGAAGGTGTTGACAATTAGATCTTGTAAGGGACGCATACAATTTTCATTACCGCAAAGACGCAAAGGAGAAAATAACAATCTTTGCGCCTTTGCGTCTTTGCGTTAAAATGATTTCGCAGTAACAAATGAATTGAAACAAAAACAACAACGGAGAGAAATCTAATTTAAGTTATGAAGAACTTTGCGTTTTTAACTGAATTAACTAAGAAAGCTTTGCACCCTGGCGATAAAATGCTTTACAGAAAAAAGTAACAGGGATCAAAACAGTCAACTACCAACGACTAAAGTCGTTGGCTTGTAATTAAGTACCTTAAATACTCACTACGTTCGGCTGGTTGACAGGCAGCCTACTCAGACAAGATGTACCCGACTGAGCAATGTTTCGAGCAGCATTAAGATCAGCATGTAATTGGAGTCCACAGTTATGGCAACG
This DNA window, taken from Methanomethylovorans hollandica DSM 15978, encodes the following:
- a CDS encoding glycosyltransferase family 4 protein, coding for MKILRVISDLYPYVVGGIGIHAHEMSKRQVIFGHSVDVYTTSLGSKSSIESATNYNVYQFKPLVKLLGNPINLRMFKSLYKNRYNYDIIHAHGHLYFSTILCSVIRTIGSSPLVITNHGLRSQTAPKWFQSLYNSTVAKLIFRSADRIICYTQEEKDIIIKMGVFSTKISLVHNGIDTDLFIPPENAPLNQQKLLWIGRYVKGKGVDYLVDALNILKSDYPKIILTMVGTGPDKDKIIRKIHNYGLENSIILKDFIPNSEIVQLYHQSSIFVLPSLEEGVPRTILEAMSCGVPIVCSRLPQLVDIVEGSGFLVPTKDPQSLADSISTILSDPQLAANMGNHGRQQVLNGYSWLDTVKKTISLYEELI
- a CDS encoding PGF-pre-PGF domain-containing protein — protein: MAMGTCIAIEEIVDKGELTSTITAVSAKAENATIGTDIDQYPQSAIDALNAAIDIAQTVADDTDATAEAVQQAVADLLAAEEIFDAARITAIDKTELQANITAVSAKAENATIGTDIDQYPQSAIDALNAAIDMAQTALDDADATAEEVQQAVTDLLEAEEIFDASRITAEDIISLSVTDLKVTSAGASWLNWSWVKPDDQNFSHVMVYMNSTFVTNTSESYYNATQLAEGMTYNISICTADMYGNISAAWANGSATTLQLPGIYNISTNVTESSITLVWEASNDTTLVQIGRDDAILGNVTGSASYVDSNLSSGTAYNYTLIPYNVSGLQGYAVSIGLTTSSADTSAGGGGGGSSSGSSSSRGGGGGGGGSAGSGEDYANIALKDAANAYVRMNADVTYEFTRPGNDIQAVSFYALKNAGEIKSTIEVLHNRSRLVNSAPAGLVYRYINIWVGNAKFATEANIRDPRVQFKVNNAWMADMDVQPEDIRLQRYDGTAWELLPVTLVNSTADYTVYESDVSGFSVFAITAEKAAASLAGTAAGTDTAAGTAKGIPGGTDTTLTQGEIVTEQGPTDLSGVWLFFAGLLLLEAIALGYEHRKKKRNT
- a CDS encoding SDR family oxidoreductase — its product is MISKIIVTGGAGFIGSHIAEKLAKDGHEIVIVDNLDPYYSVELKKRNLDIALNSGDVTFVNADITHLESMKQIIDSTVDYVYHEAAQAGVRISVEDPFKPNNINVVGTLNVLKASLEADVKKVINASSSSVYGKVSYLPFDEKHPTEPVSPYGVSKLAAEHYCRVFYEVYGLPTTSLRYFTVYGPRMRPDLAISIFTKKMLANEPITVYGDGEQTRDFTYIDDVVEANIKLLNCKVTDGKVLNIGSGNRISVNDLIITLKYIIESKSAVEYTVSQKGDAENTLSDVSRAQKLIQYEPSISIEKGLKKFVEWFA
- a CDS encoding glycosyltransferase family 2 protein — its product is MTIVAAIPAYNEEIGIGSVIARTRQYVDEVLVIDDGSADCTYKVAELMGATVLRHEKNAGKGAALRTAFKWAMDNNVDILVTLDGDGQHNPDEIPRLLEPILQKDADMVNGARFLKGHDLQVPKYRRLGQEVLTFATNLGGSFESKINDSQSGFRAFAGNTFDTFTFNNNGMGIESEMLADASSASLRIKEVPITCRYDVEGSTFNPLRHGAAVLSSILNQFERKHPLLYFGVPGFICMFLGLVFGFWTIYGYRSGDGFWIGKALLAMTFILVGVFGIFSGLILNSMVQFAQNIKKSD
- a CDS encoding ATPase of the PP-loop superfamily implicated in cell cycle control, which translates into the protein MRCTKCVLPDTTPNISFDENGVCNYCHTYKKVKYEGEEKLKSVLNALKQKDKKYDCIIGLSGGRDSSYALLKLVKDYNMRVLAVNYYNPFTDPQAKRNIDNAVKKLGVDLISFESKNNTHEKTFEHNFKVWLKHPSPATIPMMCISCKVVFCEIIKYAKMNDIKCVVVGHNPYEDTSFKKELINISRDQDHKSTFVKILYGVLANTAKTPAYYHPKCIPTMVKGYLYGDPHALGPRLFASDIKFIDLFYYIPWDEQEVLSRIKNEIGWDYPQNLNSSWRFDCKVSHLKDLMYLNTLNMTEKDDLYAIMVREGIITREEALKRLAAENVVYLDEIKEVLNQVGLDEKFILERLNEIKSI
- a CDS encoding phenylacetate--CoA ligase family protein, yielding MGSLNKFRFLHQARKNQWLKPSELKELQNKKLRAIVKHAYYNTEFYNRKFKDAGIRPEDIRTIDDMKKIPFTTKQEVREHSLGTILAKNVDLNKCKIIPTSGSTGKPLKAVYDIAADDFSKAINLRSMMENGLKVRDKWVNIGDARTSNNPSWFQKLGVFNLQTLSIFDTIEDQVNTLIKIDPATIVGYPSQLKLISLYIENNSLKQINPKNIFTTAEMLDSNTRELINSSFDVELVDLFGCIEVNRTGWECSEHCGYHLDVDSVITEFVQDGENISAGDSGNIVYTCLYNYAMPLIRYEVGDVGIPTEEMCSCGRSLPLMKSLEGRCDDFIILPSGKLISPRVLSLLIKQTEEILEYQIVQEKPDEMSINIVVSQNLTSDKLEQIKLEAQKYLKNEVLVKVKLTDRIKRGSTGKLRSIISNISSEND